The genomic segment CCCCGTCCTGGGGTGGTGATGGCTGTGACCGCGCTGCTGTGGGTGAGTGCGCCCGCCCAGGCCAGTATCACGCTGGGCCAGACCTCGCCGTTCATTTATGCGCTCATCACTCTGAGCGTGGCGTTGAGCCGCCGCCACCCTTGGGTTGCTGGGGTGGTGATCGCGGTGGCGAGCTTCATCAAGATCACCCCGATTGCCGTGGTGGTGGCCATGCTCTTTTTCGCTTCTCGACGCCGCGCCGGGGTCATCGCCACGCTCCTGCTGGGCATCGCCGGGCTGCTGTCGTTCCTGCTCATCCCGCGGTCAGTGATCCAGTCCTGGCAGGAGACGGTGGGCTGGATCGGCTCCCATACGCTCGCCCCGCACAATGTGGCCATCGATGCGCTGCTGATCTCTCCGGTGCACACCGATGCCATCGTGGGGGTCTTTGAGGAGTCCTCCCCGTGGGCGCTGCCGCTGAAGCTGCTGATTGCCGCGATCCTCGCGGTGGGGGCGCTGGCTCTGATGGGGACGCAGAGCACGAAGAAATTCGAGATCCTCGCCGTGGCCATGATGCTGGGCGCCACCGGTGTGTCGAGTGTGCTGTGGGGCCACTACATCCTCATCGCGGTGGTGGGAATCATCGGCCTGGTGGCGCTGTATCGCTGGTGGTGGGCGGTGGCCTTCGTTCTGCTGCTGGTAACGCCCTTCGCTGCCGGCGATGAGCAGCTTTCGTGGGAGGCTGCACCCCTGGTGGCGCTGCTGGTCCCAGCGCTGCTGTTGATGCTGGGCGCGGTGGGCGCCCAGCGCCCTAGCCTGGCGGCGATCGGCCGCGGGCTGCGGGAGGAATTCACCGGCTCCTAGCGGCTAGTTTTTGCGCAGCACAACCACCAGGTTGGATACGGCGAATTCACGGAAGATCGGGATGCGTACGGCCCACCACGCCCACCAGGGGTGGTAGCGAGGGAAGGCCAACACCAGCTGGCCGGTACCTTCGGCCCAGCGGAGCCCTTCCGCGCAGGAGACGTCGAAAAGCGATGTGCCAAAGATATTCTTCGGCTCGTGGCCATGTGTCTTCCGGTAGCGGCGGCGGGCAAACTCCCCGCCCACATAGTGCTGCCACAGCCCGGTTTCGTGGCCGCCGAAGGGGCCGAGCCAGATGGTGTAGGACAACACCATCAGCCCACCCGGGGCGGTGACGCGCAGCATCTCATCGGCCATGGTCCACGGTTCGGGCACATGCTCGGCCACATTGGAGGAATAGGTGATCTCGCAGCTGTTGTCGAGAAAGGGCAGCTGCATGCCGGAGCCGCGCACATCGGTGGCGAGCTCGCCCGGCTCGCAGGAGATATAACGGGCGCCGCGGGCAGCAAACTCCGAGGTGAAATAGCCAGGGCCGCCGCCCACATCCAGTACCCGGGCGCCGTGCAGGGGCACGTCGAAGTCCTCCCCGAGGGCGGCGATGAGATCGGCGGTGTCGCGGGCCAGGCCGGTGTAGAACACATCCGGGTCAGCCTGTTCGAGGGGGAAGGAGCGCAGCAGAGACCACGTGCGCCCAAAGGTGGCCCGCGCGAAGGTCTGCGGTGCGGGCCGCCCATTCAGGCGGTTGAGGGCCGAGCGGAATATGGTGCGCATGGGGCTCCATTATAGGCTTGGGGGTGATGAAGATTCTCCTGCTCTGCTGGCGCGACTCCACCCACCCCCAAGGCGGTGGTAGTGAGCGCTATCTTGAGCGTGTCGCCGAGCATCTCAGCGAGCGCGGCCACGAGGTGATCTTCCGTACCGCTGCCAGTGAGAATGCGCCCGCCACCAGCATCCGCGGCGGGGTGCGTTTTCGGCGCGCGGGCGGGCGGCTGAGCGTGTATCCGCGGGCGTGGCTGGCGATGCTTGCGGGCCGATGCGGGATCGGGGAGCTGCGCGGGGTGGACGTGGTGGTCGATACCCAAAACGGCATTCCCTTCTTTGCACGGTTGTGTCTGGGCGCCCCCACCGTGGTGCTCACGCATCACTGCCACCGTGAGCAGTGGCCGGTGGCAGGGCCGGGGTTGGCGCAGCTCGGCTGGTTTTTGGAATCCATCGCCTCCCCGCGCGTCTACCGCCACGCCCGCTGGGTCACGGTCTCCGAGGCATCCGCCGCCGAGCTGCGTGAGCTAGGAGTGCGCGATATTAGTGTGATCCACAACGGGGTGGATCCTGTGCCGCTTTTCGACGCCGCCCCGCCGGCCCCCGCCCCGCGGCTGGTGACGCTGTCGCGCCTTGTGCCGCACAAGCAAATAGAGCACGCCATCGAGGTCGCCGACTCCCTCGGAGTGGAGCTGGATGTAATCGGCTCCGGCTGGTGGGAGGAGAACCTGCGCGATATCGCCGGTGAGAATGTGCACTTTCACGGTCACGTCTCGGAGGAGACCAAGCACGCCCTGCTGGATCGGGCGGATGTGCACCTGATGCCCTCACGGAAGGAGGGCTGGGGGCTGGCGGTGGTAGAGGCCGCCCAGCACGGGGTGCCCACCATCGGTTATCGCAGCTCGAGGGGGCTGTGCGATTCCGTGATTGATGGCCAGACAGGCCTGCTGGTTGATAGCCCTGAGCAGCTTGCGGCCGCCACCGCCGAGCTCATCAATGATCCGCAGCGGCGCGCCGCCCTCGGCGAGGCCGCCCGCCAGCGAGCTCAGCGCTATTCCTGGGCTACTACTGGTGCTGCCTTCGCCGAGCTGCTAGAGCGCGTAGCCCGAGCATAAGCGGCACCAGCAGCCACGCCATGAGCAGCACCAGCCCATAGCCGCGCGGGCGCGGCTGGACCCCTGGCACATGGTGTCTCGTATCCCCATCGGCCACCAAGCCCACCCCGAGGCGGGCCAAGGCGGTATCATCGCGCCGCTCCCACGCGGCCATGGCCTGCTGCCAGCGCGGCTGAACGGGATCCACCAGCTCACCGTCTACCACGAGCCCGCCGGGTTGCACGGCGGAGACCGCCTTGGTGCGTGGATCCACCGCCACTCGGCCCTGGTAGGTCGTGATCGCGGTGGGAGGACCCACCAACAGCACATCCACGCCCCGGGCTTCATCCTGTAGCTCCTGCCATACGCTATCGGCTGGGACTGGGCGCAGCTCGGCCAGCTGCTGCGGCGCCTGGGGCACGCTGAGCGCCAGTAGCACCACGCCCGTGATCCTCAGCCACGCCCAGCGAATACCGGCGGCCATCGCGGCGTAGGCGGGCAGGGCGAAAAGCACATACTTGTGGCTATCACGAAACAGCGCCCCGCCGGGAACAGCCTGCAGATCGAGGCTCAAGGCGGCGGCGATCAGACCAGCCGCGCCGAGCACGACCAGCCGGCGTGGGGTAGAGCGCACCCCGCACAGCAGCACCGCGAAGAGCAGCACCCCAGCGATCACCCCGCCGCTGCGGGCCACCTCGGCGTTCCAGATCCCGCCCAAGCCCAGCACCGTGGCGCCCATATTCAGCGCCTCCGGGCCGAGAGTGGTTTCGGCCCGGGTGGCGAAGGCCGCCCCCGCGGTACTGCTGGGCGGGCTCAGTAGCGAGGGCACCAGCCACGGCAGCGACACCACAGCTGCGCCCACTACAGAGCTGAGCGCGGGGCGGGTGATGATGGCCACCACCCCAGCCACCACCGCGCCGGTGGGGGTGAGGCTGGCCAACCACACGAGGCTGAGCTGACGCAGCGGGCGGTGGGCACTGGCGGCGATGCCCGGCAGCAGCCAGGCGGCGATCACCAGCGACCACTGGCCCTGAGCGAGACGCTCGATCACGAAGGGATTACACAAACTCAGCCCCACCCCGAGCGGCCCATAGCCCCACGCGGCCCAAGCGGCCAGCCCAGCCGAGCCGAGAATCAGGAAGCGCGCGAGCCAGGACGCCGGCAGGATCTGGCCGGCCAGGGCCAGCAGCCCGTCCTGAGGGGCGTTGCGGGCGGCAAGATCCCCCACGCCCAAGGCGTCGGCGCTGAGTGCCGGGGTATCGATCACCACCATGTCGCGGGTGATGAGCACCCCACTACGCAGCAGAGTCAGGGCGAGCATTCCCAGGATCAGGGCCGCGATAGCCCAGGACAGCGTCGATAAGCGCACAGCGGGAAAGAAGACGCGTCCGCGCATGCTAGCTCCGCGCACGCAGATACGTGATGGCGGCGGCAATCAGCAGCAGGAAGGAGAGGGTGCGGGTGAGATATTGGGTCACGCGCATGGCGTGAAAGGCGCTGAGCTTGCGCTCGGCCTCGGCCCACTGGGTGGAAGTGCTGGTCTCATCCCAATCGAAACGGGCACTAAAAACAGCGCCCTCCACCGAGGAGCTGCCGGCAAAGAACTCGGCGGTGCGCTCCTTGGCGCTGGCCTCTGTCGGAGCGCTCAACCACAGCGGACGCTCCTTCATGTCCACGATCATGCCCGAGAAGGGCTCCACAGTGATGTCGCGCTCCACGGCGTAGTAGCCATCGATCACCCGCACTGGGCCGATCTCTTGGTGGAAGGTGAACACCTCCTCGCCGTGATAGGGCACGGCGTCTACAAAATCCACCGGCACCGAGGTTTGCAGCACCGTGTCGAAGTAGGAATAGGAGGACTTACCCGCGGTGGGTGGGAAACGATACTGCAGGCCCACCCGCACAAAGGAGGGGTGGTTAAGCGTAGACCCAGCGATCAGGCCCGGGGCGCCGCCGCTATAGCGTGCCGACGCCGTCTCCACCGGATAGGCAGTGCCGCGGCTGAGAGTCACCGCGTCCTCCTCGCGGTAGATTATCTGCTCGTCCGAGCGCACCGTGGTGCGGGCCTGGGC from the Corynebacterium ciconiae DSM 44920 genome contains:
- a CDS encoding class I SAM-dependent methyltransferase, giving the protein MRTIFRSALNRLNGRPAPQTFARATFGRTWSLLRSFPLEQADPDVFYTGLARDTADLIAALGEDFDVPLHGARVLDVGGGPGYFTSEFAARGARYISCEPGELATDVRGSGMQLPFLDNSCEITYSSNVAEHVPEPWTMADEMLRVTAPGGLMVLSYTIWLGPFGGHETGLWQHYVGGEFARRRYRKTHGHEPKNIFGTSLFDVSCAEGLRWAEGTGQLVLAFPRYHPWWAWWAVRIPIFREFAVSNLVVVLRKN
- a CDS encoding glycosyltransferase family 4 protein, which encodes MKILLLCWRDSTHPQGGGSERYLERVAEHLSERGHEVIFRTAASENAPATSIRGGVRFRRAGGRLSVYPRAWLAMLAGRCGIGELRGVDVVVDTQNGIPFFARLCLGAPTVVLTHHCHREQWPVAGPGLAQLGWFLESIASPRVYRHARWVTVSEASAAELRELGVRDISVIHNGVDPVPLFDAAPPAPAPRLVTLSRLVPHKQIEHAIEVADSLGVELDVIGSGWWEENLRDIAGENVHFHGHVSEETKHALLDRADVHLMPSRKEGWGLAVVEAAQHGVPTIGYRSSRGLCDSVIDGQTGLLVDSPEQLAAATAELINDPQRRAALGEAARQRAQRYSWATTGAAFAELLERVARA
- a CDS encoding porin PorA family protein; translated protein: MARGRTTGSIVSLLIPRVLLGASVFFLALSFIIYTTWKFSEQPLPRDYAMHISTVPSTAVGSLAQGQTVYKDSSIVFGEPADRENVTAQARTTVRSDEQIIYREEDAVTLSRGTAYPVETASARYSGGAPGLIAGSTLNHPSFVRVGLQYRFPPTAGKSSYSYFDTVLQTSVPVDFVDAVPYHGEEVFTFHQEIGPVRVIDGYYAVERDITVEPFSGMIVDMKERPLWLSAPTEASAKERTAEFFAGSSSVEGAVFSARFDWDETSTSTQWAEAERKLSAFHAMRVTQYLTRTLSFLLLIAAAITYLRARS
- a CDS encoding glycosyltransferase family 87 protein, with the protein product MVSSAARAPHVSSVPTRGIFSAPVWLVAAGFAALTLYTQLRLSTPDDAASWWIAGRLVATGHADALYSIDPQDYGLYTGPEWSHEAGLIADHTMVPHPYVHVPTVAYVLAPLTAIMSFPVFIGLGAVITGVSLTLMVAAAIAMWSDQAPRPGVVMAVTALLWVSAPAQASITLGQTSPFIYALITLSVALSRRHPWVAGVVIAVASFIKITPIAVVVAMLFFASRRRAGVIATLLLGIAGLLSFLLIPRSVIQSWQETVGWIGSHTLAPHNVAIDALLISPVHTDAIVGVFEESSPWALPLKLLIAAILAVGALALMGTQSTKKFEILAVAMMLGATGVSSVLWGHYILIAVVGIIGLVALYRWWWAVAFVLLLVTPFAAGDEQLSWEAAPLVALLVPALLLMLGAVGAQRPSLAAIGRGLREEFTGS